In a single window of the Lagenorhynchus albirostris chromosome 19, mLagAlb1.1, whole genome shotgun sequence genome:
- the KMT2B gene encoding histone-lysine N-methyltransferase 2B isoform X1: MAAAAGGGSCPGPGSARGRFPGRPRGSGGGGGRGGRGSGAERVRVALRRGGGAAGPGGAEPGEDTALLRLLGLRRGLRRLRRLWAGPRIQRGRGRGRGRGWGWGPSRDCLLEEESSDGESDDEEFQGFHSDEDVAPSSLRSALRSQRGRAPRGRGRKHKTTPLPPPRLADVAPTPPKTPARKRGEEGTERMVQALTELLRRAQAPPAPRSRACESSTPRRSRGRPPGRSAGPCRKKQQAVVVAEAAVTIPKPEPPPPVVPVKHRTGSWKCKEGPGPGPGTPKRGGQSGRGGRGGRGRGRGGLPLVIKFVSKAKKVKMGQLSLGLESGQGQDQHEESWQDATQGRVGSGQGEGPCWRKEQKLEEDGEEEKEAKDKEEEEEKEERAVAEEEMVPAEEKEEAKLPSPPLTPPAPPPPPSLPPRSTSPPSPLCPPPPPVSPPPPPSPPPPPAPEEQAESPPPVVPATCSRKRGRPPLTPSQRAEREAARAGPEGTSPPTPVPSTTTGGPLEDSPTVAPKSTTFLKNIRQFIMPVVSARSSRVIKTPRRFMDEDPPKPSKVEVSPTLRPPVATSPLAPQEPAPTPSPPRAPTPPPTPAPLPEKRRSILREPTFRWTSLTRELPPPPPAPPPAPPPLPAPVTPSRRPLLLRAPQFTPSEAHLKIYESVLTTPLGAPEAPEPEPPPADDSPAEPEPRAVGRTNHLSLPRFAPVVATPVKAEVPPPGAPAPSSGQQPQAQLQQPVQALHTQLLPPALPPQQSQLQPQLQLQPPPPQQPPPLEKARTAGLGSLPLSGVEEKMFSLLKRAKVQLIKIDQQQQQKVASLMPSSPGGQMEEVVGAVKQIPDRGSVRSEDESMETKRERPSGPESPVQGPRIKHVCRHAAVALGQARAMVPEDVPRLSALPLRDRQDLATEDTSSASETESVPSRSRRGKVEPTGPGGDSEPAGSGGTLAHAPRRSLPSHHGKKMRMARCGHCRGCLRVQDCGSCVNCLDKPKFGGPNTKKQCCVYRKCDKIEARKMERLAKKGRTIVKTLLPWDSDESPEASPGPPGPRRGAGAGGPREEVVAPPGPEEQDSLLLQRKSARRCVKQRPSYDIFEDSDDSEPGGPPAPRRRTPRENELPVPEPEEQSRPRKPTLQPVLQLKARRRLDKDALAPGPFVSFPNGWTGKQKSPDGVHRVRVDFKEDCDLENVWLMGGLSVLTSVPGGPPMVCLLCASKGLHELVFCQVCCDPFHPFCLEETERPLPQHHDAWCCRRCKFCHVCGRKGRGSKHLLECERCRHAYHPACLGPSYPTRATRKRRHWICSACVRCKSCGATPGKNWDVEWSGDYSLCPRCTQLYEKGNYCPICTRCYEDNDYESKMMQCAQCDHWVHAKCEGLSDEDYEILSGLPDSVLYTCGPCAGATHPRWREALSGALQGGLRQVLQGLLSSKVAGPLLLCTQCGQDGKQLHPGPCDLHAVSQRFEDGHYKSVHSFMEDVVGILMRHSEEGETPERRAGGQTKGLLLKLLESAFGWFDAHDPKYWRRSTRLPNGVLPNAVLPPSLDHVYAQWRQQEPETPESGQPPGDPSTAFQGKDSAAFSHLEDPRQCALCLKYGDADSKEAGRLLYIGQNEWTHVNCAIWSAEVFEENDGSLKNVHAAVARGRQMRCELCLKPGATVGCCLSSCLSNFHFMCARASYCIFQDDKKVFCQKHTDLLDGKEIVTPDGFDVLRRVYVDFEGINFKRKFLTGLEPDAINVLIGSIRIDSLGTLSDLSDCEGRLFPIGYQCSRLYWSTVDARRRCWYRCRILEYRPWGPREEPVHLEAAEENQTIVHSPAPSSEPPDHVDPPPDTGALIPRAPEHHSPVENQDPPLRPDPSSAPPPAPRSFSGARIKVPNYSPSRRPLGGVSFGPLPSPGSPSSLTHHIPTVGDPDFPAPPRRSRRPSPLASRLPPSRRASPPLRTSPQLRVPPPTSVVRALTPTSGELAPPGRAPSPPPPPEDLGPDFEDMEVVSGLSAADLDFAASLLGTEPFQEEIVAAGAVGSSHGGPGDSSEEEASPTPRYVHFPVTVVSGPALAPGALPGAPRIEQLDGVDDGTDSEAEAVQQPRGQGTPPSGPGAGRAGVIGAAGDRARPPEDLPSEIVDFVLKNLGGPGEGGAGPREEPLPPAPPLANGSQPPQGLPPSPADPTRTFAWLPGAPGVRVLSLGPAPEPPKPATSKIILVNKLGQVFVKMAGEGEPVSPPVKQPPLPPPIPPTAPASWTLPPGPLLGVLPVVGVVRPAPPPPPPPLTLVLSSGPPSPPRQAIRVKRVSTFSGRSPPAPPPSKTPRLEEDGESSEDAQQGPGLCGSGFSRVRMKTPTVRGVLDLDEPGEPTWGESPRPLQDRSPLLPLPEGGPPRAPDGPSDLLLESQWHHYSGEASSSEEEPPSPEDKENQAPKRAGPHLRFEISSEDGFSVEAESLEGAWRILIEKVQEARGHARLRHLSFSGMSGARLLGIHHDAVIFLAEQLPGAQRCQHYKFRYHQQGEGQEEPPLNPHGAARAEVYLRKCTFDMFNFLASQHRVLPEGATCDEEEDEVQLRSTRRATSLELPMAMRFRHLKKTSKEAVGVYRSAIHGRGLFCKRNIDAGEMVIEYSGIVIRSVLTDKREKFYDGKGIGCYMFRMDDFDVVDATMHGNAARFINHSCEPNCFSRVIHVEGQKHIVIFALRRILRGEELTYDYKFPIEDASNKLPCNCGAKRCRRFLN, translated from the exons ATGGCGGCAGCGGCGGGCGGCGGCAGTTGCCCCGGGCCTGGCTCCGCGCGGGGCCGCTTCCCGGGCCGGCCGCGGGGctctggcgggggcgggggccgcggcggACGGGGCAGCGGGGCCGAAAGAGTGCGGGTAGCTCTGcggcgcggcggcggcgcggcgggGCCGGGCGGAGCCGAGCCCGGGGAGGACACGGCCCTGCTCCGTTTGCTGGGGCTCCGCCGGGGCCTGCGCCGGCTCCGCCGCCTGTGGGCCGGCCCGCGCATTCAGCGGGgtcggggccggggccggggccggggctggggctggggcccgAGCCGGGACTGCCTGCTGGAGGAGGAGAGCAGTGACGGGGAGTCCGACGATGAG GAGTTTCAGGGTTTTCATTCAGATGAAGATGTGGCCCCCAGTTCCCTGCGCTCTGCGCTCCGATCCCAGCGAG GTCGAGCCCCCCGAGGTCGGGGCCGCAAGCATAAGACGACCCCCCTTCCGCCTCCTCGCCTAGCAGATGTGGCTCCTACCCCCCCAAAGACTCCTGCCCGGAAACGGGGTGAGGAGGGCACAGAACGGATGGTGCAGGCACTGACTGAACTTCTCCGGCGGGCCCAGGCACCCCCAGCCCCCCGGAGCCGGGCATGTGAGTCCTCCACCCCCCGTCGGTCTCGGGGGCGGCCCCCAGGACGGTCAGCAGGCCCCTGCAGGAAGAAGCAACAAGCAGTAGTGGTGGCAGAAGCAGCTGTGACAATCCCCAAACCTGAGCCCCCACCTCCTGTTGTTCCAGTAAAACACCGAACTGGCAGCTGGAAGTGCAAGGAGGGGCCCGGCCCAGGACCTGGGACCCCCAAGCGTGGAGGACAGTCTGGGCGAGGAGGCCGTGGAGGCAGGGGCCGAGGCCGAGGCGGGCTCCCCCTCGTGATCAAGTTTGTTTCAAAGGCCAAAAAAGTGAAGATGGGACAATTGTCCTTGGGACTTGAATCAGGTCAGGGTCAAGATCAACATGAAGAAAGCTGGCAGGATGCCACTCAAGGAAGAGTTGGGTCTGGACAGGGAGAGGGCCCCTGCTGGAGGAAGgagcagaagctggaggaggacggagaggaggagaaagaagcgaaagacaaggaggaggaggaagagaaggaagagcgaGCTGTAGCCGAGGAAGAGATGGTGCCggctgaggaaaaggaagaggcgAAGCTGCCGTCACCACCCCTGActcctccagcccctccacctcctccttccctcccaccccgctCAACATCTCCTCcatccccactttgccctccaccaCCCCCAGTGTCTCCTCCGCCCCCACCATCCCCTCCACCGCCTCCTGCCCCAGAGGAGCAGGCAGAATCCCCTCCTCCTGTGGTCCCAGCTACATGCTCCAGGAAGAGGGGCCGGCCTCCCCTGACTCCCAGCCAGCGGGCAGAGCGGGAAGCTGCTCGGGCAGGGCCAGAGGGCACCTCTCCTCCCACTCCAGTCCCCAGCACCACCACAGGAGGCCCTCTGGAAGACAGCCCCACTGTGGCCCCCAAAAGTACCACCTTTCTGAAGAACATCCGGCAGTTTATCATGCCCGTGGTGAGTGCCCGCTCTTCCCGTGTCATCAAGACGCCCCGGCGATTTATGGATGAAGACCCGCCCAAACCCTCAAAGGTGGAGGTCTCACCTACTCTACGGCCTCCTGTTGCCACCTCCCCACTCGCACCACAGGAACCAGCGCCAACCCCGTCTCCACCGCGTGCCCCAACTCCTCCACctaccccagccccactccctgaGAAGAGACGGTCCATCCTAAGGGAACCCACATTTCGCTGGACCTCACTGACCCGGgaactgccccctcctccccctgctcctCCACCGGCCCCACCCCCGCTTCCTGCACCCGTCACTCCGTCCCGGAGGCCCCTGCTCCTTCGGGCCCCTCAGTTTACCCCAAGCGAAGCCCACCTGAAGATCTACGAATCGGTGCTTACTACTCCTCTTGGGGCCCCTGAAGCTCCTGAGCCAGAGCCGCCTCCCGCCGATGACTCTCCAGCTGAGCCTGAGCCGCGGGCAGTGGGCCGCACGAACCACCTCAGCTTGCCTCGATTTGCCCCTGTGGTCGCCACTCCTGTTAAGGCCGAGGTGCCGCCTCCTGGGGCTCCAGCTCCAAGCAGTGGGCAGCAGCCTCAGGCTCAGCTGCAGCAGCCCGTACAGGCCTTGCACACCCAGCTGCTGCCTCCAGCGCTACCACCACAGCAGTCACAACTACAGCCGCAGTTACAGCTGCAGCCGCCGCCACCGCAGCAGCCGCCACCACTGGAAAAGGCCCGGACTGCAGGCCTGGGTTCCTTACCGCTGTCTGGTGTGGAGGAGAAAATGTTCAGCCTCCTCAAGAGAGCCAAGGTGCAGCTAATCAAGAtcgaccagcagcagcagcagaaggtgGCATCTTTGATGCCG TCAAGCCCTGGAGGGCAGATGGAGGAAGTCGTGGGGGCTGTGAAGCAGATCCCAGACAGAGGTTCTGTCAGGTCTGAAGATGAATCGATGGAAACTAAGAGAGAGAGACCGTCG GGCCCCGAGTCCCCTGTGCAAGGCCCCCGCATCAAACATGTCTGCCGTCACGCTGCTGTGGCCCTTGGTCAGGCCCGGGCCATGGTACCCGAAGACGTCCCCCGCCTCAGTGCTCTCCCTCTCCGGGATCGGCAGGACCTCGCCACGGAGG ATACGTCGTCAGCATCTGAGACTGAGAGTGTCCCATCTCGGTCCCGGCGGGGAAAGGTGGAGCCAACAGGGCCTGGGGGAGACTCAGAGCCTGCGGGGTCTGGAGGGACCCTGGCACATGCACCCCGGCGCTCACTGCCCTCCCATCATGGCAAGAAGATGCGGATGGCACGGTGTGGACACTGTCGGGGCTGCCTGCGTGTGCAGGACTGTGGGTCCTGTGTCAACTGCCTGGACAAGCCCAAGTTTGGGGGCCCCAACACCAAGAAGCAGTGCTGTGT ATACCGGAAGTGTGACAAGATAGAGGCTCGCAAGATGGAACGGCTGGCCAAAAAAG GCCGGACGATAGTGAAGACGCTGTTGCCCTGGGATTCCGATGAATCTCCTGAGGCCTCCCCTGGTCCTCCAGGCCCACGCCGGGGGGCGGGAGCTGGGGGGCCCCGGGAGGAGGTGGTGGCCCCCCCGGGGCCCGAGGAGCAGGACTCCCTCCTACTGCAGCGCAAGTCAGCCCGGCGCTGCGTCAAACAGCGACCCTCCTATGATATCTTCGAGGACTCGGATGACTCAGAGCCCGGGGGTCCCCCTGCTCCTCGGCGTCGGACCCCCCGAGAGAATG AGCTGCCAGTACCAGAACCAGAGGAGCAGAGTCGGCCCCGCAAACCCACCCTGCAGCCTGTGTTGCAGCTCAAGGCCCGAAGGCGCCTGGACAAG GACGCTTTGGCCCCTGGCCCTTTTGTCTCTTTTCCCAATGGCTGGACTGGAAAACAAAAGTCCCCTGATGGCGTGCACCGGGTTCGTGTGGATTTTAAG GAGGATTGTGATCTGGAGAACGTGTGGCTGATGGGCGGCCTGAGCGTACTCACCTCCGTGCCAGGGGGACCTCCGATGGtgtgcttgctgtgtgccagcAAAGGCCTGCATGAG ctggtGTTCTGCCAAGTCTGCTGTGACCCTTTCCACCCATTCTGCCTGGAGGAGACCGAGCGGCCCCTGCCCCAACATCATGACGCTTGGTGCTGCCGCCGCTGCAAGTTCTGCCATGTCTGCGGGCGCAAAGGCCGGGGATCCAAG CACCTCCTGGAGTGCGAGCGCTGCCGCCATGCTTACCACCCAGCCTGCCTGGGGCCCAGCTACCCAACCCGGGCCACACGCAAACGGCGCCACTGG ATCTGCTCAGCCTGCGTGCGCTGTAAGAGCTGTGGGGCGACTCCAGGCAAGAACTGGGACGTCGAGTGGTCGGGAGATTACAGCCTCTGCCCCAGGTGCACCCAGCTCTATGAGAAAG GAAACTACTGCCCGATCTGCACACGCTGCTATGAAGACAACGACTACGAGAGCAAGATGATGCAGTGCGCCCAGTGTGACCACTGGGTGCACGCGAAGTGTGAGGGGCTCTCAG ATGAAGACTATGAGATCCTTTCGGGGCTGCCAGACTCGGTGCTGTACACCTGTGGGCCATGTGCTGGGGCCACGCACCCCCGCTGGCGAGAGGCCCTGAGTGGGGCCCTGCAGGGGGGCCTGCGCCAGGTGCTCCAGGGCCTGCTGAGCTCCAAGGTGGCAGGCCCACTGCTGCTGTGCACCCAG TGTGGGCAGGATGGAAAGCAACTGCACCCAGGGCCCTGTGATCTGCACGCTGTGAGCCAGCGCTTTGAGGATGGCCACTACAAGTCCGTG CACAGCTTCATGGAGGATGTGGTGGGCATCCTGATGAGGCACTCGGAAGAAGGAGAGACGCCGGAGCGCCGGGCTGGAGGCCAGACGAAGGGGCTCCTACTGAAG CTGCTAGAGTCTGCGTTCGGCTGGTTCGACGCCCACGACCCCAAGTACTGGCGACGGAGTACCCGGCTGCCCAA CGGAGTCCTCCCCAATGCCGTGTTGCCCCCTTCCCTGGACCATGTCTACGCTCAGTGGAGGCAGCAGGAACCAGAGACCCCAGAATCAGGGCAGCCTCCAGGGGATCCCTCAACAG CTTTCCAAGGCAAGGATTCAGCTGCTTTCTCACACCTGGAGGACCCCCGTCAGTGTGCGCTGTGCCTCAAATATGGGGATGCAGACTCTAAG gaGGCAGGGCGGCTTCTGTACATCGGGCAGAATGAGTGGACACACGTCAACTGTGCCATCTGGTCAGCCGAAGTGTTCGAAGAAAATGACGGCTCCCTCAAGAACGTGCACGCTGCTGTGGCTCGAGGGAGGCAGATG CGCTGTGAGCTCTGCCTGAAGCCTGGAGCCACGGTGGGCTGCTGCCTTTCCTCCTGCCTCAGCAACTTCCACTTCATGTGTGCCCGGGCCAGCTACTGCATCTTCCAGGATGACAAGAAAGTTTTCTGCCAGAAACACACAGACCTGCTGGATGGCAAG GAGATCGTGACCCCTGACGGTTTTGATGTTCTCCGCCGAGTCTATGTGGACTTTGAGGGTATCAACTTCAAGCGAAAGTTCTTGACGGGGCTTGAACCTGATGCCATCAATGTGCTCATTG GCTCCATCCGAATCGACTCCTTGGGCACTCTCTCTGACCTCTCAGACTGCGAAGGACGGCTCTTCCCCATTGGCTACCA GTGCTCCCGTCTGTACTGGAGCACAGTAGATGCTCGGCGGCGCTGCTGGTATCGGTGTCGAATTCTGGAGTATCGGCCATGGGGGCCGAGGGAAGAGCCGGTTCACCTGGAGGCGGCAGAGGAGAACCAGACCATTGTGCACAGCCCCGCCCCTTCCTCAG AGCCCCCAGATCATGTGGACCCCCCACCAGATACAGGTGCCCTTATCCCTAGAGCTCCTGAGCACCACTCACCCGTTGAGAACCAGGACCCCCCACTTCGGCCGGATCCAAGCAgcgccccacctccagccccccgCTCCTTCTCGGGGGCTCGAATCAAAGTGCCCAACTACTCACCATCCCGGAGGCCCTTGGGGGGTGTCTCCTTTggacccctgccctcccctg GAAGCCCATCTTCTCTGACCCACCACATCCCTACGGTGGGAGACCCGGACTTCCCAGCTCCCCCAAGACGCTCCCGTCGTCCCAGCCCCCTGGCTTCCAGGCTGCCACCATCACGGCGGGCCTCTCCCCCTCTCAGAACCTCTCCTCAGCTCAGGGTGCCCCCTCCTACCTCAGTCGTTAGAGCCCTCACACCTACCTCAGGGGAGCTGGCTCCCCCTGGCCGGGCCCCATCTCCTCCACCACCCCCTGAAGACCTGGGCCCAGACTTTGAGGACATGGAGGTGGTGTCAGGACTGAGTGCTGCTGACCTGGACTTTGCGGCCAGCCTGCTGGGGACTGAGCCCTTCCAGGAAGAGATTGTGGCTGCAGGGGCGGTGGGGAGCAGCCACGGGGGCCCAGGGGACAGCTCGGAGGAGGAGGCCAGCCCCACCCCCCGCTACGTCCACTTCCCTGTGACTGTGGTGTctggccctgccctggcccctggAGCCCTCCCTGGAGCCCCCCGCATTGAACAGCTGGACGGAGTGGATGATGGTACCGACAGTGAGGCCGAGGCAGTCCAGCAGCCTCGGGGCCAGGGGACTCCACCTTCAGGGCCAGGAGCAGGCCGGGCTGGGGTCATCGGGGCTGCAGGGGACAGGGCTCGACCTCCCGAGGACTTGCCGTCAGAAATTGTGGATTTCGTGTTGAAGAACTTaggggggcctggggaggggggcgcTGGGCCTAGAGAGGAGCCACTCCCCCCAGCACCTCCCTTGGCCAATGGCAGCCAGCCCCCTCAGGGCCTGCCCCCTAGCCCAGCTGACCCCACCCGGACGTTTGCCTGGCTCCCTGGGGCCCCAGGGGTCCGGGTATTGAGCCTGGGCCCTGCCCCCGAGCCCCCCAAACCTGCCACATCCAAGATCATCCTGGTCAACAAGCTGGGGCAGGTGTTCGTAAAGATGGCAGGGGAGGGTGAACCTGTCTCACCCCCAGTGAAGCAaccacctctgccccctcccatcccccccacGGCCCCTGCTTCCTGGACTCTGCCCCCAGGACCCCTGCTGGGTGTGTTGCCAGTAGTAGGGGTGGtccgccctgcccctcccccaccccctcctccactgACGCTGGTGTTGAGCAGTGggccccccagcccaccccgccAGGCCATCCGTGTCAAAAGGGTGTCCACCTTCTCTGGCCGTTCCCCACCAGCACCTCCCCCAAGCAAAACTCCCCGGCTGGAGGAAGATGGAGAGTCCTCGGAGGACGCCCAGCAGGGTCCAGGGCTGTGTGGCAGCGG GTTTAGCCGAGTGAGGATGAAAACGCCCACTGTGCGTGGAGTTCTCGACCTGGATGAACCTGGGGAGCCCACCTGGGGGGAAAGCCCGAG GCCCCTCCAGGACCGGTCCCCTCTGCTGCCACTTCCAGAAGGTGGTCCTCCCCGGGCCCCCGATGGTCCCTCTGACCTGCTGCTTGAGTCCCAGTGGCACCACTACTCAG GTGAGGCTTCAAGCTCTGAGGAAGAGCCTCCATCCCCAGAGGACAAAGAGAACCAGGCCCCTAAACGGGCTGGCCCACACCTGCGTTTCGAGATCAGCAGTGAGGATGGGTTCAGCGTGGAGGCCGAGAGCTTGGAGG gggCATGGAGAATTCTGATTGAGAAGGTGCAAGAGGCCCGAGGGCATGCCCGGCTCAGACATCTCTCCTTTAGTG GAATGAGTGGGGCAAGGCTCCTGGGCATCCACCACGATGCTGTCATCTTCCTGGCAGAGCAACTGCCCGGAGCTCAGCGCTGCCAGCACTATAAATTCCGCTACCACCAGCAGGGAGAGGGCCAGGAGGAGCCACCCCTGAATCCCCATGGGGCAGCCCGCGCTGAGGTCTATCTCCG gAAGTGCACCTTTGACATGTTCAACTTCCTGGCCTCCCAGCACCGGGTGCTCCCTGAGGGAGCCACCTGTGACGAGGAAGAGGATGAGGTGCAGCTCAGGTCAACCAG ACGCGCCACCAGTCTGGAGCTGCCTATGGCCATGCGCTTTCGCCACCTCAAGAAGACATCCAAAGAGGCTGTGGGTGTCTACAG ATCTGCCATCCACGGGCGGGGCCTGTTCTGTAAACGCAACATCGATGCTGGCGAGATGGTCATTGAGTACTCTGGTATTGTCATTCGCTCTGTGCTGACTGACAAGCGGGAGAAGTTCTATGATGGGAAG GGCATTGGGTGCTACATGTTCCGCATGGATGACTTTGATGTGGTGGATGCCACCATGCATGGCAATGCCGCCCGCTTCATCAACCACTCGTGTGAGCCCAATTGCTTCTCTCGAGTCATCCACGTGGAGGGCCAGAAGCACATTGTCATCTTTGCCCTGCGCCGCATCCTGCGTGGCGAGGAGCTCACCTATGACTACAAGTTTCCCATTGAGGATGCCAGCAACAAGCTGCCCTGCAACTGTGGCGCCAAGCGCTGCCGTCGGTTCCTTAACTGA